A region of the Methyloprofundus sedimenti genome:
ATGGTCACAACAACTTTTAGCAGGGAATCTATTATAAAAGTCATGTTGCCAGAAGCGGATGGGCAACAAGCCGAAAAGCAGAACCAGGCATTGATGTTGACGATTGACAAATTAGGTCAGTATTTTATTGATGATAAAGCATTGAGTGACAATAGTCTGGATACATTAGCCAGGGAATTAACGGCGAGTAAAAACAATAAAAATATTCCTTTAATTATTAGTGCGGATGCTGGTGCACCCGTGCAGTCAGCAATTTCAGTTCTGGATATTGCATCAACGGCAGGTTTTTCCAGCATCACTTTTGCAACGCAGAAACGAGAATAATATGCAACAATTAATCGCTAAGTTTGTCGATGAAGTCTGGTATAAAGATCATTTTATTGGTACCTGGCTTATGCCTTTGTCATTTATCTTCAGAGATGTAACAAGGTTTAGACGCTGGCTGTATAAAAAAGGTTATAAGTCGGTAGACAAATTGCCTGTACCTGTGATTGTTGTCGGCAATATAACCGTGGGTGGTACCGGAAAAACGCCAGTGGTTATTTATCTGGTTGAACAGTTAATAGCTGCTGGGTATACCCCGGCAGTGATTAGCCGTGGTTATGGCGGGCAATCTGCAACCTG
Encoded here:
- a CDS encoding ExbD/TolR family protein; translation: MNFRNKKSKAPDISMTPMIDVVFLLLIFFMVTTTFSRESIIKVMLPEADGQQAEKQNQALMLTIDKLGQYFIDDKALSDNSLDTLARELTASKNNKNIPLIISADAGAPVQSAISVLDIASTAGFSSITFATQKRE